The genomic DNA GACAGGCTGTAGGACTGAGCTCTTAaactgtgggatctgatgctgtctctggatagatagtgtcagaattgagttacaTTTGTAGTATGTTGAGTCAATGTCCACGGAGAATTTGAGAATGGCTTGATGTGGAAAAACCCCATGTATCTGTTGTCAGAAGCATTGAGAATAGAggagaaaaataacttttcccTTAAAAGTTTCTACCATATActgaattttaacatttaatgGCAAGTACTTAGTTGAAATTAGTATTTAAGATATGTTAATGTCTAACTGTTGAGATTAATATTAAGTAAAGTATGCCAATGTCTGAGTGTTGAACAGATTTAACTCCTTACTTTATAGAGTTCAGATTTCCAAACAGCTCTTTGACTTGAATCTAAAACCTTTTCAGTAGCCATAACTACTTGTGTAGCCTATATTGGTTCAGGTTGACCTGGATATCTTTGCTTCTGCCAACCTTCAGGTCCAGTGCACGTGCCAACATTACTCTGTCTGGGAAGAAGCGCAGAAAACTCCTCCAGCAGATCCGGCTTgcccagaaagagaaagcagccaTGGAAGGTGAAGCTGGGGCACAGAGGTCGGAGGTGGTGGGAGGACAGCTTGGATTCATTTGGGTCTTTAatgcttcctctttccctttgttCAGTGGAAGCCCCCCAAAAGCCAGCCAAGCCTAGTCAACTACGGCCCAAATggcaaaagaagacaaaaactcCCCAGGACGTAGATATGGAAGACCTTGAGGATGAGAGCTAAATCACTCACCCTTCCACCAGCAGATTCTCACTTGGAGCCAGGAGGACTCTCGTTGTTTCACAGGACTTTGGGGAAAGCATTGTCCCTTCTTACTCTCCCCAGATTCCCCTTACATTATGGCCTTCTGATCTGCCCTGGAGGGATGTATCgaaaagaatgaggaagagaagaaagattgGAGAAGGGGCTCCTTAGCAGTTATCTCCATTTGTAATAAAGCTCTAGAGTCCTCACTGGGATGTGTGATTACATGTAGAAATGGGGATGGGCCATGAAAAGAGGTCTTTGAGTCAGGAAACAGGACCTATAGAGCTTACTTGAGCCAAGAGATCAAGAAGCTAGCCTCGGTGATGTTCCCATCTTCTCAGTGAGTGACGCTCCAGCTTTCTGTTTCTGACAAAAATAAAGATTGTAGAGAAGGCAGAGGAATGTAAGGGTCTTGATACCAGCTGCCACTGCCTCTGTGTGATCAGGGCAGACAAGTCACTTGATAGGTTAATTTCTGCGTTCTTTGCTGGATTATGTTTTTAATAAAGTGGAGACCaaacattatttttcccttttaacaTTCAGATATTCTCTTTGTTGTAAGCCAGGACTCGAACGTTGAAAATGAAAAGCTGCCTGTGGTGAGATGTGTTCAGGCAGGGAAAAGCATATTCTCTTTGCCCTATTTAACCCATGCagacttcctggaagaggaaGAGTTTGAGCCCAGGGTTGCACCCCTTTCCCCAACTCTCTATATTCTGAACAATTTCAAAACTTCAATAGAGTTAAGAAATAACACCATGAAACCTTGTATATACAGTCTACCTAGATTTACCAATTTCTGTCATTTTATCTCTTTTGACACACTTACAAATGTATATGTGGTGTGTATCTTTGTTGTCTCTGTTGACTCATTTGAAAGTCAACTGCGAATGATATTTTATCCCTAAGACACTCTTCTACAGAACCAAAATACTATTCTGACACCTAAGTTCTCTTACATTGGTGAAATGGCTAATACTCAGTTTTTCAACTTCAGATTTCCACAGTTCTTGTAATGTTCTTTATAGCTGTTTTTTCCCCTCAGTCCAAGAGCAAACCAAGGATCACATATTGCATTTAATTGTCATGTCTCCAGTATCCTTCCGTCCAGAACAGTATCCCCTACCTTGTCTTAGATAACTTAACCTTTTTGAAGAGTCCAGCCtaagtttatttattcatgtatttatttaaggatatttatttattcaagaatatcccattggtaaggaagaagttaaactttcactatttgcagatgacatgatattgtacataaaaaccctagagTATCTACTCtaaaactagaacaaatatctgaattcagcaaagttgcaggatacaaaattaatacacagaaatctgttgtgtgcctatacactaacgatgaactaacagaaagagaaattaggaaaacaattccatcaaaaagaataaaatacctaggaataaacctaaccaaggaagtgaaagacctataccctgaaaacaacaagacactcctaggagaaattaaagagcaggACTAATgggaattcatcccatgctcttgggtaggaagaattaatattgtcaaaatgcccattctgcctaaagcaatctacagatttaatgcaatccctatcaaaatacctacagcattcttcaacgaactggaacaaatagttctaaaattcagatggaacaacaaaaggccccgaatagccaaagcaatcctgagaaggaagaataaagcaggggggatctcatttcccaacttgaagctctactacgaagccacagtaatcaagacaatttggtactggcacaagaacagacccatagaccagtggaacagaacagagagcccagagataaacccaaacatatggtcaattaatatacgataaaggagccatggatatgcaatggggaaatgacagcctcttcaacagctggtgttggcaaaactggacagctacatgtaagagaatgaaactggattattgtctaaccccatacacaaaagtaaactctaaatggatcaaagacctgaatgcaaatcatgaaaccataaaactcttagaaaaaaatataggcaaaaatctcttggacaaaaacatgagcaacttcttcatgaacatatctccccaggcaagggaaacaaaagcaaaaatgaacaagtgggactatatcaaactaaaaagcttctgtacatatgcaaaggacaccatcagtagaacaaaaaggcatcctatggtatgggagaatatattcataaatgatatatctgataaggggttgacatccaaattatataaagagctcacataactcaacaaacaaaaagcaaatcatccaattaaaaaatgggcagaggagccaaacagacacttctccaaagaagaaattcagatggtcaataggcacatgaaaagatgctccacgtcgctaaacATCAGataaacgcaaattaaaaccacaatgagatatcacctcacaccagttaggatggccaacatctgaaagacaaacaacaacaaatgttggcaaggatgtggagaaaggagaactctcctacactgctggtgggaatgtaaatgagttcaaccattgtggaaagcagtatggaagttcctcaaaaatctaaaaatagaaataccatttgacccaggaattacactcctaggaattttccctaagaatgcaggagcccagtttgaaaaaggcatgcacccctatgtttattgcagcactgtttacaatagccaagaaatggaagcaatctaagtgtccatcagtagatgaatggataaagaagatgtggtacatatatacaatggaatattattcagccataagaagaaaacaaatcctaccatttgcaacaacatggatggagctagagggtattgtgctcagtgaaataagccaggtggagaaagacaagtatcaaattatttcactcatctgtggagtataagaacgaagcaaaaactgaaggaacaaaacagcagccgactcacagaacccaagaatggactaacagttaccaaagggaaagggactacagaggatgggtgggaagggagggagaagggggagaagggagcattacaattagcacacataatgtaggggaaggGCACGcgaaaggcagtacaacacagagaagacaagtagtgattctatagaatcttactatgctgatgggcagtgactgtaatggggtatgtggtggggacatgataacggggggagtctagtaaccataatgttgctcatgtaattgtacattaatgataccaaaagaaattttttttaaaagataccaaaaaaaaaaaagaatatcccaCAACTTGGGTTTGAGTGTTTCCATATGTTTCCTCATAATTAAATTTTGGTTAaacattttggggaaaaatttCACACAGATGATATTGTGTATTTCCCATTGCATTACAGCAAGTAGTATGTAATATCAGTTTGTCTCATTATTGGTGATTTTAAGTGGGTTAAAACTTAGTTAAGTGGGTGTATGTTAGATTTCTTTACTGTTAAGGCATCTgttccctttgtaattaataagtagTCTATAGAGCGACATTTTGAGATTGTGTGAATACCTTTCAACCAATGGTTTTAACACCTATATGGTCTTTACTTGAATTAGTTACTGCTGTtaaatggtgattttctaattttttaattcattcattcatattacTTATTTGGTATATTCTGTAAAGAAAAcccctccttttaaaaaaataccactgTAGATTTAGATAGTCTTTAAATGCATTATAACACATTACTATTGCTTTTTCATGCCTCAAATCATACCAAATTTGGCCATCAGGAACCTCTTCAAGGTGGTCCCTGTGTTCTTTTCACACAACACAATCAGTATTTGAGTACTTCCTTGCTTTTCAGTGCAATGCTATATTCCAGGCTCACCTGCTACTTCCCCTGACCCAAAACTTGGAATTAGCCACTTTTTCCAGGGAAATAGTGTTATGTCCAGGtttaaacacagaaaagaaaagcacTTTGAAATTGAACTGTATTCAGATATAGTAAGGataggaggaagaaggaaaggcaTGTTCAAAATCTCAGTATACTATCTTTAGTAattttgttctactttctgtGCCCTAGGCAGGAAGGAGCTTGACAGGTTCAAAGAAGAGTTTCTGTATCTGGATTGTGCTGCCCTTCACATGAATGATCTCAAGTAATCTTTGCAAAAAGTCTGAGAGGAGACATCACgtgcattttgcagataaggaaatgggCTCCAAACAGCTGGGTCGTTTGTTAGCATTACATTGCTAATAAATAGGCATGGATCCAGATCTGTCCAACTCTAAAATGAGCACCCTTTGATTGCAAAATCCTTAAGAACAAGAACATAATAGTCTCATAGCTGGAAGAACGTAAATGGTGCAAAAGCTGCCTTTAACAGATCAAAAGTTGAGGCCCTGAGAAGTTTCAGGTACAAGCTTGAGGCAGAGCTAGGAGTGGAAATTGACTCATACTTACTATCCTAGAAGAGTTCTTGCTGGTAGATAGTATATATACTTTGTAAATGATTGAAGCTTCTAAAATTTAAGAACAAAACTCACACTTCTATTAAGAACAGTAAGCCTTCTGTCTATTACAGGCCTCAGAACccactttccttttcattcattcaagcaAGTATTTAATATT from Manis pentadactyla isolate mManPen7 chromosome 9, mManPen7.hap1, whole genome shotgun sequence includes the following:
- the C9H11orf98 gene encoding uncharacterized protein C11orf98 homolog, with translation MGAPGGKINRPRTELKKKLFKRRRVLNRERRLKHRVVGAVIDEGLITRHHLKKRASSARANITLSGKKRRKLLQQIRLAQKEKAAMEVEAPQKPAKPSQLRPKWQKKTKTPQDVDMEDLEDES